A single Paraburkholderia sp. D15 DNA region contains:
- a CDS encoding FAD-binding protein, translated as MTILVIAEHDNASVKTSTLNTVAAAREIGKFVGDDVHVLVAGYDAQAAADAAAKIAGVTTVLLADAPQLEAGLAENVEATVLNVARNYSHILAPATAYGKNIAPRIAAKLAVAQISDITAVVGADTFERPIYAGNAIATVQSTDPVKIVTVRATGFDPVAAEGGGAAVEKIEAAADSGISQLISREVTKLDRPELTGANIIVSGGRGLGSGENYMQVLEPLADKLGAALGASRAAVDAGYVPNDFQVGQTGKIVAPQLYVAVGISGAIQHLAGMKDSKVIVAINKDEEAPIFSVADYGLVGDLFEMVPDLVTQLG; from the coding sequence ATGACGATTCTGGTAATTGCGGAACATGACAACGCGTCGGTGAAGACATCGACGCTCAATACCGTGGCAGCGGCACGCGAGATCGGCAAGTTCGTCGGCGACGATGTGCACGTGCTGGTTGCGGGCTACGACGCGCAGGCCGCGGCGGATGCCGCGGCGAAGATCGCGGGCGTGACGACGGTCCTGCTGGCCGACGCGCCGCAACTCGAAGCGGGCCTCGCGGAGAACGTCGAGGCGACTGTGCTGAACGTCGCGCGAAACTACTCGCACATCCTTGCGCCGGCCACCGCCTACGGCAAGAACATCGCACCGCGTATCGCGGCGAAGCTCGCGGTCGCGCAGATCAGCGACATCACCGCGGTGGTAGGCGCCGATACCTTCGAGCGCCCGATCTACGCCGGCAATGCAATTGCAACCGTGCAATCGACCGACCCGGTCAAGATCGTCACCGTGCGGGCGACGGGTTTCGATCCGGTTGCCGCCGAGGGCGGCGGCGCAGCGGTCGAGAAGATCGAAGCGGCAGCCGATAGCGGAATCTCGCAGTTGATCAGTCGTGAAGTGACGAAGCTGGACCGTCCGGAGTTGACGGGCGCGAACATCATTGTGTCCGGTGGTCGTGGCCTTGGCAGCGGCGAGAACTACATGCAGGTGCTCGAACCGTTGGCCGACAAATTGGGCGCGGCGCTGGGCGCGTCGCGCGCGGCGGTGGATGCGGGCTATGTGCCGAACGACTTTCAGGTCGGCCAGACCGGCAAGATCGTCGCGCCGCAGTTGTACGTGGCCGTGGGCATCTCGGGAGCGATCCAGCATCTGGCCGGCATGAAGGACTCGAAGGTGATCGTCGCGATCAACAAGGACGAAGAGGCGCCGATCTTCAGCGTCGCCGATTACGGCCTCGTTGGCGATCTGTTCGAGATGGTGCCCGATCTGGTGACGCAGTTGGGGTAA